In a genomic window of Primulina huaijiensis isolate GDHJ02 chromosome 10, ASM1229523v2, whole genome shotgun sequence:
- the LOC140985522 gene encoding nascent polypeptide-associated complex subunit beta-like, with product MNVDKLKKMAGSVRTGGKGTMRRKKKAVHKTTTTDDKRLQSTLKRIGVNAIPGIEEVNIFKEDVVIQFTNPKVQASIAANTWVVSGSPQTKKLQDILPQIIHQLGPDNLENLKKLAEQFQKQVPPTGTGASATRATEDNDDDVPDLVPGETFEAAAEENHAP from the exons ATGAATGTGGATAAGTTAAAGAAGATGGCCGGTTCAGTCCGCACCGGTGGGAAGGGCACCATGAGAAg AAAGAAGAAGGCGGTTCACAAAACAACCACAACAGATGATAAAAGGCTTCAAAGCACCTTGAAGAGAATTGGAGTTAATGCAATACCTGGAATTGAGGAAGTCAATATCTTCAAGGAGGATGTCGTAATTCAGTTCACCAACCCTAAAG TTCAAGCATCTATAGCTGCCAACACTTGGGTTGTTAGTGGTTCTCCTCAGACCAAGA AATTGCAAGACATACTCCCACAGATTATCCACCAATTGG GTCCCGATAACTTGGAGAATTTGAAGAAATTGGCAGAGCAGTTCCAAAAGCAAGTCCCTCCCACCGGCACAGGTGCATCTGCTACCAGAGCAACAGAGGACAACGATGATGATGTGCCAGACCTTGTTCCTGGCGAAACATTTGAGGCTGCAGCAGAGGAGAACCATGCTCCTTAA